The Thermothielavioides terrestris NRRL 8126 chromosome 2, complete sequence genome includes a region encoding these proteins:
- a CDS encoding oxygenase-like protein (Contains conserved domains Ofd1_CTDD[pfam10637], Ofd1 is a prolyl 4-hydroxylase-like 2-oxoglutarate-Fe(II) dioxygenase and EGL-9[COG3751], Predicted proline hydroxylase): protein MKRKADGPAGGTKPAKKRSKNALSDEEARARFRKGLFDKAVLDKYTAQYASSTPYKHCVISGLVDDDLLRNVRSEIKANVHFTPKETDIYKIHQSGDLANLDGLDDEALAKLPSLLALRDALYSQTFRDYVSHITGCGPLSGRKTDMAINVYTPGCYLLCHDDVIGSRKVSYILYLTDPDTPWQPEWGGALRLYPVVDREGEDGEVAKTPLPDAIKVIPPAWNQLSFFAVQPGESFHDVEEVYHAPSKEELEKNGGRIRMAISGWFHIPQVGEDGYVEGAEEKAAQKSGLMQLQGNPDQHDRPQAKPVRVESQDRKNEDSDDFPLDEADLEFLLKYIAPTYLTPDTIDRIADHFEEEFSITLPDILHPKFAEKLRSYVESEEAKALPENSDEIEKGAWKVARPPHKHRYLYLQLGDEKLEASPLKELLEVLLPSRQFRLWLQMATRSTVESHDLVARRFRRGKDYTLATGHDGKPRLEVNIGLTPTDGWGDAEDDDDDDASSEASSDAEASHKSKNGKKGAANGEGKGKGKGKADAADAKSKGKGKAVDKDVEPDRDEDEDEVGGHEVYMAGDEDGDEDAAIYKSSADDDNILFFQAAAWNKMTIVLRDSGTLRFVKYVSASAKGDRWDISGTFEIEEQDNEPDAEGNGEASGAGGELDESEEEFQGFSSSEDSDSD from the exons ATGAAGAGAAAGGCGGACGGTCCCGCTGGAGGCACGAAGCCAGCCAAGAAGCGGTCCAAGAATG CGCTTTCCGACGAAGAAGCCAGAGCGCGATTCCGAAAAGGTCTCTTCGACAAGGCAGTCCTCGACAAGTACACGGCGCAGTATgcctcgtcgacgccctACAAACACTGCGTGATCTCAGGGCTCGTTGACGACGACCTGCTGCGCAATGTCCGCTCCGAGATCAAGGCCAATGTTCACTTCACTCCCAAGGAGACCGACATCTACAAGATCCACCAGAGCGGCGACCTCGCCAACCTagacggcctcgacgacgaggccttGGCGAAGCTTCCGTCGCTCCTCGCCCTGCGCGACGCCCTCTATTCGCAGACCTTCCGCGACTACGTCTCCCACATCACCGGCTGCGGCCCCTTGAGTGGGCGCAAGACCGACATGGCCATCAACGTCTACACCCCGGGCTGCTATCTCTTGTGCCACGACGACGTCATCGGCTCCCGCAAGGTCAGCTACATTCTGTACCTGACCGACCCGGATACGCCTTGGCAACCCGAGTGGGGTGGCGCCCTGCGACTGTACCCCGTGGTGGATCGCGAGGGTGAAGACGGCGAGGTGGCAAAGACGCCGCTGCCAGATGCCATCAAGGTCATCCCCCCAGCATGGAAccagctctccttcttcgcTGTCCAGCCAGGAGAGTCATTTCACGACGTCGAAGAGGTGTACCATGCCCCGTCCAAGGAAGAGCTGGAGAAGAACGGGGGCCGCATTCGCATGGCCATCAGCGGCTGGTTCCATATCCCTCAGGTCGGCGAAGATGGCTATGTCGAGGGAgccgaggagaaggccgCCCAGAAGAGTGGCTTGATGCAACTCCAAGGCAACCCGGACCAGCACGATCGCCCCCAGGCCAAGCCCGTCCGTGTCGAGAGCCAAGACAGGAAAAACGAGGACAGTGACGACTTCCCTCTTGAcgaggccgacctcgagTTCTTGCTGAAATATATCGCGCCCACGTACCTGACGCCAGACACGATCGACCGCATCGCCGACCATTTTGAGGAGGAATTCAGCATCACTTTGCCAGACATACTTCACCCCAAGTTCGCTGAGAAGTTGCGCAGCTACGTGGAATCCGAAGAGGCCAAGGCGCTTCCAGAGAACAGcgacgagatcgagaagGGCGCATGGAAGGTGGCCCGGCCGCCCCATAAACACCGATACCTCTACCTGCAACTGGGTGACGAGAAGCTGGAAGCCTCGCCCCTGAAAGAGCTGCTCGAAGTCCTGCTGCCATCCAGGCAATTCCGTCTCTGGCTTCAGATGGCCACGCGCTCCACCGTGGAGAGCCACGACCTGGTTGCCCGGCGCTTCCGCCGCGGCAAGGACTACACGCTCGCTACCGGGCACGACGGCAAGCCAAGACTTGAGGTGAACATCGGCCTCACCCCCACGGATGGCTGGGGTGACGCTgaggacgacgatgacgacgacgccagCTCAGAAGCGTCGTCCGACGCCGAAGCCAGCCACAAGAGCAAGAACGGCAAGAAGGGCGCGGCCAACggcgagggcaagggcaagggaaAGGGCAAGGCTGATGCCGCAGATGCCAAGTCCAAGGGCAAAGGCAAGGCCGTTGATAAGGACGTGGAGCCGGACagggacgaggacgaggacgaggtcggcggccaCGAGGTGTAcatggccggcgacgaggacggcgacgaggacgcggCCATCTACAAGAGCAGCGCGGATGACGACAACATCCTCTTCTTccaggcggcggcctggaATAAGATGACCATCGTGCTCCGCGACAGCGGGACGCTGCGCTTCGTCAAGTACGtgagcgccagcgccaaggGCGACCGCTGGGACATCAGCGGCACGttcgagatcgaggagcaGGACAACGAGCCGGACGCCGAGGGGAACGGTGAGGCCTCTGGGGCTGGAGGAGAGTTGGACGAGTCCGAGGAGGAGTTCCAGGGTTTCTCGAGCAGTGAGGACAGTGATTCCGATTAG